The Candidatus Saccharibacteria bacterium genome has a segment encoding these proteins:
- a CDS encoding response regulator has product MTKIAIIEDDIAIVQMYLMKFESEGFEVYTAGDGEQGLTLIKDKKPDIVLLDLMMPVMRGDEMLSQLRAEDWGKDVPVIVLTNMGESEAPDSIKKNGVSGFIVKAHMTPKEVANLVKEKLNIT; this is encoded by the coding sequence ATGACTAAAATCGCTATAATCGAAGATGATATCGCAATAGTGCAGATGTATTTAATGAAGTTCGAGTCCGAAGGGTTCGAAGTCTATACGGCTGGCGATGGCGAACAAGGTTTAACGCTTATAAAAGACAAAAAACCAGATATTGTTTTGCTGGACCTTATGATGCCAGTTATGCGCGGTGACGAAATGCTGAGCCAGCTCCGAGCAGAAGACTGGGGCAAGGATGTTCCGGTGATCGTCCTTACGAATATGGGCGAAAGTGAAGCACCTGATTCAATCAAGAAAAACGGCGTATCTGGGTTTATTGTTAAGGCCCATATGACCCCTAAAGAGGTAGCAAATCTCGTTAAAGAAAAACTAAATATTACCTAG
- a CDS encoding D-alanine--D-alanine ligase — protein MNIAVLRGGHHSEHDVSIKSGQTIIDALVSNNTVIDVVISKDLKSWNIDNQKLSATEALQLLTKQCDIVVPVLHGPFGEDGTIQGALEAAGLPYIGSGVRASAIAMDKFTTNHMFSSLNEFNIPDFCAINAADPLGSYQNSMESIGFPLVLKPARGGSSFETQFVNTAAEAAEFLKDAKSDFFIAQKAISGMELTCGVVEISGKVTALEVIEIVPPHGSFFDYDAKYTPGASQEIIPARIEKNTANSVKQLSVAAHKYLGCSGITRSDFIVDDQDVVWYLETNTAPGMTATSLVPQELAYANIELADTVQQLCAERLAQ, from the coding sequence ATGAACATTGCAGTATTACGCGGCGGCCACCATAGCGAGCACGACGTTTCTATCAAATCTGGACAGACAATCATAGATGCTTTAGTAAGCAACAACACTGTCATCGATGTAGTTATTTCAAAAGATCTCAAAAGCTGGAATATTGATAATCAAAAACTCAGCGCCACTGAAGCCCTGCAACTGTTAACAAAGCAATGCGACATAGTCGTGCCAGTGCTTCATGGGCCATTCGGAGAAGACGGCACCATTCAAGGGGCGCTGGAGGCTGCTGGTTTGCCATATATCGGCTCTGGTGTACGGGCGAGCGCAATCGCCATGGACAAATTCACCACTAACCATATGTTTTCTAGCTTAAACGAATTTAATATCCCAGATTTCTGCGCCATCAATGCCGCCGATCCATTAGGATCGTATCAAAATAGTATGGAGTCGATTGGGTTTCCATTAGTACTTAAGCCAGCACGCGGTGGCTCTTCGTTTGAGACCCAGTTTGTAAATACTGCTGCCGAGGCTGCGGAATTTTTGAAAGACGCCAAAAGTGATTTTTTTATTGCGCAAAAAGCAATTAGTGGCATGGAATTAACCTGTGGAGTTGTAGAAATTAGCGGCAAAGTAACAGCCCTCGAGGTCATTGAAATTGTTCCGCCACATGGGTCGTTTTTTGACTACGATGCAAAATATACGCCAGGGGCAAGCCAAGAAATAATCCCCGCTCGTATAGAAAAAAACACTGCAAACAGTGTTAAGCAACTGTCAGTAGCTGCTCACAAATATCTTGGCTGCAGCGGCATCACCAGGAGTGATTTTATTGTCGATGACCAGGACGTCGTGTGGTACTTAGAAACAAACACAGCTCCAGGTATGACGGCAACTAGCTTGGTGCCCCAAGAACTTGCATATGCAAACATTGAGCTAGCTGACACAGTACAACAACTATGCGCTGAAAGGTTGGCACAATGA
- a CDS encoding phenylacetate--CoA ligase family protein encodes MKTNTRYTIASAKAVELFHKAAHNIPAYKDFLSRESIVPQKIKTFKDFKNVPPVDKDNYLRQYPLKDLCWNGELFTNQIISVSSGSSGEPFFWPRGAEHHAEGAEIHEQIFTKILDIHQKSTLVVICFSMGTWIAGSFTLFSAMKIAEKNSNDLMVITPGIDKKDAIRAISKLAHNFDQIIIAGYPPFVRDIVLEGQEHIQWTDHVIKFLFAGESFSEDWRSHMAELVGATNIQKFSVNIYGTADAAIIGHETPLSVNIRQAVASDLQTSRQVFGTDIQPTLVNFYPQKRFIEEVNEELVFTTNSGIPLIRYNIHDKGKVFTDFEELATELGPRLNEISPRHIQDWSDLPYVTINGRKDFTATIYAVNIYPENIKAGLLDNTIARQTTGKFSMITKTTPQQDQYLEVVVELAPNSTPNESTSVLIKRAVTDRLVELNAEYRKLRTAIGNKADLHIILKPYGDSDFFSGTVKHSWLKRGE; translated from the coding sequence ATGAAAACAAATACACGTTATACAATCGCTTCCGCCAAGGCCGTCGAGTTATTCCACAAAGCGGCCCACAATATACCCGCATACAAAGATTTTCTTTCAAGGGAGAGTATAGTCCCGCAAAAAATTAAGACATTTAAAGATTTCAAAAACGTCCCACCAGTTGATAAAGATAATTATTTACGCCAATATCCTTTAAAAGATTTGTGCTGGAACGGTGAGCTTTTCACTAACCAAATAATATCTGTTAGTTCGGGTTCTTCAGGGGAGCCGTTTTTTTGGCCACGTGGAGCGGAGCATCATGCAGAGGGAGCCGAGATTCATGAGCAGATCTTTACAAAAATACTAGATATTCATCAAAAAAGTACTCTGGTTGTAATTTGTTTTTCAATGGGAACGTGGATTGCTGGATCTTTTACTTTATTTTCAGCAATGAAAATAGCAGAAAAAAACTCCAATGACCTTATGGTTATCACTCCTGGGATCGACAAAAAAGATGCAATCCGCGCAATTAGTAAATTAGCGCACAACTTTGACCAGATAATTATTGCTGGTTATCCACCGTTTGTTCGAGATATTGTTTTGGAAGGTCAAGAACACATACAGTGGACCGATCATGTAATAAAATTTTTATTTGCAGGTGAATCCTTTAGTGAAGACTGGAGATCGCATATGGCAGAGCTGGTTGGAGCAACTAATATCCAAAAGTTTAGTGTGAATATATATGGCACCGCAGATGCGGCGATTATCGGGCACGAAACACCGTTGTCGGTAAACATTCGACAAGCAGTTGCAAGTGACTTACAGACAAGCAGACAAGTATTCGGCACTGATATTCAACCGACATTAGTAAATTTTTACCCCCAGAAGCGTTTTATAGAGGAGGTGAACGAAGAATTAGTGTTTACGACTAATTCTGGAATTCCGCTTATTCGATACAATATTCATGATAAAGGAAAGGTTTTTACTGACTTCGAAGAGCTAGCGACCGAGCTAGGGCCACGACTCAACGAAATTAGTCCGCGTCATATTCAAGATTGGTCAGATCTTCCTTATGTAACAATTAATGGCCGAAAAGACTTTACAGCTACTATCTATGCAGTCAATATTTACCCAGAAAATATAAAAGCTGGTTTGCTCGACAATACAATTGCACGGCAAACCACCGGAAAATTTAGCATGATAACAAAAACCACACCTCAACAAGATCAATACTTAGAGGTGGTCGTAGAGCTAGCCCCGAATTCTACCCCTAACGAATCAACATCGGTTTTAATTAAGCGTGCAGTTACTGATCGGTTAGTAGAACTAAATGCTGAATATAGGAAATTAAGAACTGCGATCGGTAATAAAGCTGACCTGCATATTATTTTAAAACCGTATGGTGATTCGGATTTTTTTTCCGGTACAGTGAAACATAGCTGGCTAAAGAGAGGTGAGTAG
- a CDS encoding bifunctional 5,10-methylenetetrahydrofolate dehydrogenase/5,10-methenyltetrahydrofolate cyclohydrolase: MAIVKTSDDPTIETYVNLKKRYGSDIGVEVEIYDIEQNQAEKVIKQLNSDLATDAIIIQLPLADSTQTDVLLSAVEPKKDVDGLNPASSYESATANAILWLLAGYNVNLAGKSIVVVGQGRLVGRPVADALESSGLHVVRVDESTKNLQAEVEAAEVIISATGQPELIKNAWIQSGTVVVDAGVAGEKGKLVGDIEQTALLRDDLTITPAKGGLGPLTVCSLFENVLKTAEFID; the protein is encoded by the coding sequence TTGGCAATTGTTAAAACCAGCGATGACCCAACTATTGAAACATACGTAAATTTAAAAAAACGCTACGGCAGTGATATTGGCGTAGAGGTTGAGATATATGACATAGAGCAAAACCAAGCGGAAAAAGTCATAAAACAACTCAATAGTGACTTAGCAACAGATGCGATAATTATTCAGTTACCGCTAGCGGACTCTACGCAAACAGATGTTTTGCTGAGTGCCGTTGAGCCTAAAAAAGATGTTGACGGCTTAAATCCTGCAAGTAGCTACGAGTCAGCAACCGCGAATGCAATTCTATGGCTTTTGGCTGGCTACAACGTCAATCTAGCTGGGAAATCAATTGTTGTTGTCGGTCAGGGGCGATTAGTTGGCCGACCAGTCGCAGATGCGCTAGAATCATCTGGCTTACACGTCGTGCGAGTGGATGAGAGCACCAAAAATTTACAGGCCGAAGTAGAGGCTGCTGAAGTAATAATTTCAGCTACTGGGCAACCTGAATTAATAAAAAATGCTTGGATACAGTCTGGTACGGTTGTGGTTGACGCCGGTGTAGCTGGCGAAAAAGGCAAACTAGTGGGCGACATTGAACAAACAGCCTTGCTGCGAGATGACTTAACAATTACACCTGCTAAGGGCGGGCTCGGGCCGTTAACCGTGTGCTCGTTATTCGAGAATGTTTTAAAAACTGCAGAATTTATTGACTAA